In Neofelis nebulosa isolate mNeoNeb1 chromosome 7, mNeoNeb1.pri, whole genome shotgun sequence, the following proteins share a genomic window:
- the SERPINA5 gene encoding plasma serine protease inhibitor isoform X1, with protein sequence MGQGRGSATMPLCLLFCLMFLSPPGATLHRHGSRETEKRVKEAPVVSTVAPMSGDFAFDLYRALATAAPDQNIFFSPLSISVSLAMLSLGARSNTKAQILEGLGLGPQTGSEQGLHNSFRQLLGELARPRKGLRLNLGNALFISPTVPVQDAFLSAARTLYLADTFPAHLGDPAGAQKQINDYVAKQTEGKIVDLVKDLDSTEVMVMVNYIFFKAKWQTSFDHKNTHKQDFHVTSETVVQVPMMKHKDLYYYFLDRSLSCQVVGVPYQGDATALFVLPSQGRMGRLENGLNEKTLRTWLKMSTKRQLELYLPKLSIEGSYQLEKVLPKLGINDVFTSHADLTGITNHSNIQVSEIVHKAVVEVDESGTKAAAATETVFMFRSAPVSPPRVILNRPFIMLIVENFTNILFLGKVAHP encoded by the exons GACGGGGCTCAGCCACAATGCCgctctgtctcctcttctgcctGATGTTCCTCAGCCCGCCCGGGGCCACCCTGCACCGCCACGGCTCCcgggagacagagaagagggtCAAGGAGGCACCCGTGGTCAGCACGGTGGCCCCCATGAGCGGGGACTTTGCCTTCGACCTCTACAGGGCCTTGGCTACAGCTGCCCCCGACCAGAACATCTTCTTCTCCCCTCTAAGCATCTCCGTGTCCCTGGCCATGCTGTCCCTGGGGGCCCGGTCCAACACGAAGGCACAGATTCTAGAAGGCCTGGGCCTCGGTCCCCAGACGGGCTCGGAGCAGGGGCTCCACAACTCCTTCCGCCAGCTGCTGGGAGAGCTCGCCCGGCCCAGAAAGGGCCTCCGGCTGAACCTTGGCAACGCTCTGTTCATCAGCCCCACGGTGCCCGTCCAGGACGCCTTCCTGAGTGCCGCGAGGACACTGTACCTGGCAGACACTTTCCCCGCCCACCTTGGGGACCCCGCAGGGGCCCAGAAGCAGATCAACGACTACGTGGCAAAACAAACTGAAGGCAAGATTGTGGACTTAGTTAAGGACCTGGATAGTACTGAGGTCATGGTTATGgtgaattacattttctttaaag CTAAGTGGCAGACGAGCTTCGACCACAAAAACACTCATAAGCAGGACTTCCACGTGACTTCGGAGACCGTGGTGCAGGTGCCCATGATGAAGCACAAAGACCTGTATTACTACTTCCTGGACCGGAGCCTCTCCTGCCAGGTGGTGGGGGTTCCCTACCAAGGGGACGCCACTGCCCTGTTCGTTCTCCCCAGCCAGGGCAGGATGGGGCGGCTGGAGAATGGACTGAATGAGAAGACATTGAGGACGTGGCTCAAGATGTCCACAAAGAG gCAGCTTGAGCTCTACCTTCCCAAGCTCTCCATTGAGGGCTCCTACCAGCTGGAGAAAGTCCTCCCCAAGCTGGGCATCAATGACGTCTTCACCTCCCATGCTGACCTGACTGGCATCACCAACCACTCCAACATCCAGGTGTCTGAG ATAGTGCACAAGGCCGTGGTGGAGGTGGACGAGTCGGGGACCAAAGCGGCTGCAGCCACAGAGACGGTCTTCATGTTCAGGTCGGCCCCAGTTAGCCCTCCCAGGGTCATCCTCAACAGGCCCTTTATCATGCTCATTGTAGAGAACTTCACGAACATTCTCTTCCTTGGCAAAGTGGCCCACCCCTGA
- the SERPINA5 gene encoding plasma serine protease inhibitor isoform X2 encodes MGQATMPLCLLFCLMFLSPPGATLHRHGSRETEKRVKEAPVVSTVAPMSGDFAFDLYRALATAAPDQNIFFSPLSISVSLAMLSLGARSNTKAQILEGLGLGPQTGSEQGLHNSFRQLLGELARPRKGLRLNLGNALFISPTVPVQDAFLSAARTLYLADTFPAHLGDPAGAQKQINDYVAKQTEGKIVDLVKDLDSTEVMVMVNYIFFKAKWQTSFDHKNTHKQDFHVTSETVVQVPMMKHKDLYYYFLDRSLSCQVVGVPYQGDATALFVLPSQGRMGRLENGLNEKTLRTWLKMSTKRQLELYLPKLSIEGSYQLEKVLPKLGINDVFTSHADLTGITNHSNIQVSEIVHKAVVEVDESGTKAAAATETVFMFRSAPVSPPRVILNRPFIMLIVENFTNILFLGKVAHP; translated from the exons CCACAATGCCgctctgtctcctcttctgcctGATGTTCCTCAGCCCGCCCGGGGCCACCCTGCACCGCCACGGCTCCcgggagacagagaagagggtCAAGGAGGCACCCGTGGTCAGCACGGTGGCCCCCATGAGCGGGGACTTTGCCTTCGACCTCTACAGGGCCTTGGCTACAGCTGCCCCCGACCAGAACATCTTCTTCTCCCCTCTAAGCATCTCCGTGTCCCTGGCCATGCTGTCCCTGGGGGCCCGGTCCAACACGAAGGCACAGATTCTAGAAGGCCTGGGCCTCGGTCCCCAGACGGGCTCGGAGCAGGGGCTCCACAACTCCTTCCGCCAGCTGCTGGGAGAGCTCGCCCGGCCCAGAAAGGGCCTCCGGCTGAACCTTGGCAACGCTCTGTTCATCAGCCCCACGGTGCCCGTCCAGGACGCCTTCCTGAGTGCCGCGAGGACACTGTACCTGGCAGACACTTTCCCCGCCCACCTTGGGGACCCCGCAGGGGCCCAGAAGCAGATCAACGACTACGTGGCAAAACAAACTGAAGGCAAGATTGTGGACTTAGTTAAGGACCTGGATAGTACTGAGGTCATGGTTATGgtgaattacattttctttaaag CTAAGTGGCAGACGAGCTTCGACCACAAAAACACTCATAAGCAGGACTTCCACGTGACTTCGGAGACCGTGGTGCAGGTGCCCATGATGAAGCACAAAGACCTGTATTACTACTTCCTGGACCGGAGCCTCTCCTGCCAGGTGGTGGGGGTTCCCTACCAAGGGGACGCCACTGCCCTGTTCGTTCTCCCCAGCCAGGGCAGGATGGGGCGGCTGGAGAATGGACTGAATGAGAAGACATTGAGGACGTGGCTCAAGATGTCCACAAAGAG gCAGCTTGAGCTCTACCTTCCCAAGCTCTCCATTGAGGGCTCCTACCAGCTGGAGAAAGTCCTCCCCAAGCTGGGCATCAATGACGTCTTCACCTCCCATGCTGACCTGACTGGCATCACCAACCACTCCAACATCCAGGTGTCTGAG ATAGTGCACAAGGCCGTGGTGGAGGTGGACGAGTCGGGGACCAAAGCGGCTGCAGCCACAGAGACGGTCTTCATGTTCAGGTCGGCCCCAGTTAGCCCTCCCAGGGTCATCCTCAACAGGCCCTTTATCATGCTCATTGTAGAGAACTTCACGAACATTCTCTTCCTTGGCAAAGTGGCCCACCCCTGA